One Streptomyces sp. V4I8 genomic window carries:
- a CDS encoding NAD(P)H-quinone oxidoreductase, with amino-acid sequence MHAITIPEPGGPEALVWDEVPDPVPGEGEVLVEVVAGAVNRADILQRQGFYNPPPGASPYPGLECSGRIAELGPGVSGWAVGDEVCALLSGGGYAEKVAVPAGQLLPVPKGVSLIRAAALPEVVCTVWSNVFMVAHLRPGETLLVHGGSSGIGTMAIQLAKAVGAKVAVTAGSKEKLDRCAELGADILVNYREQDFVAEIKKATDGAGADVILDNMGAKYLDRNVQTLAVNGRLAIIGMQGGVKGELNIGALLAKRGAVSATSLRARPLDEKAAIVAAVREHVWPLLDAGHVRPVVDCEIPMNDAAEAHRVLEESGHIGKVLLVAP; translated from the coding sequence ATGCATGCGATCACGATTCCCGAACCTGGTGGGCCCGAGGCGCTGGTGTGGGACGAGGTCCCCGATCCCGTGCCCGGTGAGGGCGAGGTACTGGTCGAGGTGGTGGCCGGAGCCGTCAACCGCGCCGACATCCTGCAGCGGCAGGGCTTCTACAACCCGCCCCCGGGCGCCTCCCCCTACCCCGGCCTGGAGTGCTCCGGCCGTATCGCCGAACTCGGCCCCGGCGTCTCCGGCTGGGCCGTCGGCGACGAGGTGTGCGCGCTGCTCTCGGGCGGCGGCTACGCCGAGAAGGTCGCCGTACCGGCCGGCCAACTGCTGCCCGTGCCCAAGGGCGTGAGCCTCATCCGGGCCGCCGCCCTGCCCGAAGTGGTGTGCACGGTCTGGTCGAACGTCTTCATGGTGGCCCATCTGCGCCCCGGCGAGACCCTGCTCGTGCACGGCGGTTCCAGCGGCATCGGCACCATGGCCATCCAGCTCGCCAAGGCCGTCGGCGCCAAGGTCGCCGTCACGGCGGGCAGCAAGGAGAAGCTCGACCGGTGCGCCGAGCTGGGCGCCGACATCCTGGTCAACTACCGGGAACAGGACTTCGTCGCCGAGATCAAGAAGGCCACCGACGGGGCCGGGGCCGACGTCATCCTCGACAACATGGGCGCCAAGTACCTCGACCGCAACGTCCAGACCCTCGCCGTCAACGGCCGCCTCGCCATCATCGGCATGCAGGGCGGCGTCAAGGGCGAGCTCAACATCGGCGCGCTCCTGGCCAAGCGCGGCGCCGTCAGCGCGACCTCCCTGCGCGCCCGCCCCCTCGACGAGAAGGCGGCGATCGTCGCGGCCGTACGCGAGCATGTGTGGCCGCTGCTGGACGCCGGCCATGTCCGCCCGGTCGTCGACTGCGAGATCCCGATGAACGACGCGGCCGAGGCACACCGGGTGCTGGAGGAGAGCGGTCACATCGGGAAGGTGCTCCTGGTGGCGCCGTAG
- a CDS encoding bacterial proteasome activator family protein yields the protein MEMPRNERSSENPQILVVGQDGMALSGGNGDEDSREIPVTEQVEQPAKVMRIGSMIKQLLEEVRVAPLDEASRVRLKEIHASSVKELEDGLAPELVEELERLSLPFTDEATPSDAELRIAQAQLVGWLEGLFHGIQTTLFAQQMAARAQLEQMRRALPPGIGGHEEGGEHRQGGPYL from the coding sequence ATGGAGATGCCGAGGAACGAAAGGTCGTCCGAGAACCCCCAGATCCTGGTCGTGGGCCAGGACGGGATGGCGCTCAGCGGCGGCAACGGAGACGAGGACTCCCGCGAGATCCCGGTGACGGAGCAGGTCGAGCAGCCGGCGAAGGTCATGCGGATCGGCAGCATGATCAAGCAGCTGCTCGAAGAGGTGCGCGTGGCTCCCCTGGACGAGGCGAGCCGGGTCCGGCTGAAGGAGATCCACGCCAGCTCCGTGAAGGAACTGGAGGACGGCCTGGCCCCGGAACTCGTCGAGGAGCTGGAGCGGCTCTCCCTGCCGTTCACGGACGAGGCGACGCCGAGCGACGCGGAACTGCGGATCGCGCAGGCCCAGTTGGTCGGCTGGCTGGAGGGTCTCTTCCACGGCATCCAGACCACGCTCTTCGCCCAGCAGATGGCCGCGCGCGCCCAGCTGGAGCAGATGCGCCGCGCCCTTCCGCCGGGCATCGGCGGCCACGAGGAGGGTGGCGAACACCGCCAGGGCGGGCCGTACCTGTAA
- a CDS encoding protein kinase, with amino-acid sequence MSQDGAQGRYAGRALAGGRYQLRDLLGEGGMASVHLAYDSVLDRQVAVKTLHTELGREQAFRERFRREAQAVAKLTHTNIVSVFDTGEDDVDGMTTPYIVMEYIEGRPLSSVFDADVRQFGAMPADKALKITADVLAALEISHEMGLVHRDIKPGNVMMNKRGVVKVMDFGIARAMQSGVTSMTQTGMVVGTPQYLSPEQALGRGVDARSDLYSVGIMLFQLVTGRLPFDADSPLAIAYAHVQEEPVAPSSVNRALPPAVDALVARALKKNPNERFPSAESMRDECLRVAASFQAAPPSIVPGAQTQHGQGVGASVFPPVGQTPPPAGLVQTPYPQTPQTPAPNPYGTPPPSMPSPAYGYPQRQPGYQTPPPASYSPQPGHATPPPYSMSPQQRPGSGGGKSNRPVVIGSIIVSVVAVGGLIAALTLNGGGTDDDSGGGSGGSTATASETTSKAPGYRAGDTAKTVETTECTEPRESLLDPDQVQMPDMSFKYWPSVVKCLDAAGWKYKKVDVDENTFGEGTVMRQSPSARTDMDPDNPPELEFQVSTGNPE; translated from the coding sequence ATGAGCCAGGACGGCGCACAGGGCCGGTACGCGGGGCGGGCGCTGGCCGGCGGCCGCTATCAGCTGCGCGACTTGCTCGGCGAGGGCGGCATGGCCTCGGTGCATCTCGCGTACGACTCCGTCCTCGACCGGCAGGTGGCGGTCAAGACCCTGCACACCGAGCTCGGCCGCGAGCAGGCGTTCCGCGAGCGCTTCCGCCGCGAGGCCCAGGCCGTGGCGAAGCTCACGCACACCAATATCGTCTCGGTCTTCGACACCGGCGAGGACGATGTCGACGGCATGACGACGCCGTACATCGTCATGGAGTACATCGAGGGCCGCCCGCTCAGCTCGGTCTTCGACGCGGATGTACGGCAGTTCGGCGCGATGCCCGCCGACAAGGCGCTGAAGATCACCGCGGATGTGCTGGCGGCGCTGGAGATCAGCCACGAGATGGGCTTGGTCCACCGGGACATCAAGCCGGGCAACGTGATGATGAACAAGCGCGGCGTCGTCAAGGTGATGGACTTCGGCATCGCCCGCGCCATGCAGTCCGGTGTGACGTCCATGACACAGACCGGCATGGTGGTCGGCACCCCGCAGTACCTCTCGCCGGAGCAGGCCCTCGGCCGCGGCGTGGACGCCCGTTCCGACCTCTACTCGGTCGGCATCATGCTGTTCCAACTCGTCACCGGGCGGCTGCCGTTCGACGCGGACTCCCCGCTGGCGATCGCGTACGCGCATGTGCAGGAGGAGCCGGTGGCTCCGTCCTCGGTCAATCGCGCCCTGCCCCCGGCCGTGGACGCGCTGGTCGCCCGTGCCCTGAAGAAGAACCCCAACGAGCGCTTCCCGAGCGCCGAGTCCATGCGCGACGAGTGCCTGCGCGTGGCCGCGTCCTTCCAGGCGGCCCCGCCCAGCATCGTGCCGGGCGCGCAGACGCAGCACGGCCAGGGGGTCGGCGCCTCGGTGTTCCCGCCGGTCGGCCAGACGCCCCCGCCCGCGGGCCTCGTCCAGACGCCGTACCCGCAGACCCCGCAGACCCCGGCCCCGAACCCGTACGGCACCCCACCGCCGTCGATGCCGTCGCCCGCGTACGGCTATCCGCAGCGGCAGCCCGGCTACCAGACGCCGCCGCCCGCCTCGTATTCCCCGCAGCCGGGCCACGCGACGCCGCCGCCGTACAGCATGTCGCCCCAGCAGCGGCCCGGTTCGGGCGGCGGCAAGAGCAACCGGCCGGTGGTCATCGGCTCGATCATCGTGTCCGTCGTCGCGGTGGGCGGCCTGATCGCGGCCCTGACGCTGAACGGCGGCGGCACCGACGACGACAGCGGAGGCGGAAGCGGCGGCTCGACCGCCACGGCTTCCGAGACGACGTCGAAGGCGCCCGGATACCGGGCGGGGGACACAGCGAAGACGGTCGAGACGACCGAGTGCACCGAGCCGCGGGAGTCGCTCCTCGATCCCGACCAGGTGCAGATGCCGGACATGTCGTTCAAGTACTGGCCGTCGGTCGTCAAGTGCCTCGACGCCGCGGGGTGGAAGTACAAGAAGGTCGACGTCGACGAGAACACGTTCGGCGAGGGCACCGTCATGCGGCAGTCGCCCTCGGCGCGTACGGACATGGACCCGGACAACCCGCCCGAGCTGGAGTTCCAGGTCTCCACGGGCAACCCGGAGTGA
- a CDS encoding protein kinase, whose amino-acid sequence MAQQQRAQGPSDPEAAGGGMSDAPEMWGNGGLVGDGRYRLTRRLGRGGMAEVFAAEDVRLGRTVAVKLLRSDLAEDPVSKARFTREAQSVAGLNHHAIVAVYDSGEDVVGAHSVPYIVMEIVEGRTIRDLLLNAEAPGPEQALIIVSGVLEALAYSHQHGIVHRDIKPANVIITHNGAVKVMDFGIARALHGAQSTMTQTGMVMGTPQYLSPEQALGKAVDHRSDLYATGCLLYELLALRPPFTGETPLSVVYQHVQDIPTPPSEVSDAVPPELDGLVMRSLAKEPDDRFQTAEEMRGLVQYGLQMLYDQGGHTGTWNTGPVAVHEGRHTPASGFAHTTVMGHPGDSGAGTSQIPQPILPSGYGGGDDGGFEGHGNKGSGRGKLWILAVFAVIAIAAGVALALQNGGGRGGGDTDTTPTPTTSQTTDEGNATDEATEDPTEEATDDGTGTGTDPTYEPTEDPTYEPTEDPTYEPTEDPTTADPTEDPTEDPTEGPTEDPTEDPSTPPTLPTATAGDSGGV is encoded by the coding sequence ATGGCACAGCAGCAGCGCGCTCAGGGCCCGTCCGACCCCGAGGCGGCTGGCGGCGGTATGTCAGACGCGCCGGAAATGTGGGGTAATGGCGGGCTTGTCGGGGACGGCCGTTATCGGCTGACCCGCAGACTCGGCCGGGGCGGCATGGCCGAGGTGTTCGCGGCCGAGGACGTGCGCCTCGGACGCACCGTGGCGGTCAAACTGCTGCGCTCCGACCTCGCCGAGGACCCGGTGTCCAAGGCCCGCTTCACGCGCGAGGCCCAGTCGGTGGCCGGCCTCAACCACCACGCCATCGTCGCCGTGTACGACTCCGGCGAGGACGTCGTGGGCGCGCACAGCGTGCCGTACATCGTGATGGAGATCGTCGAGGGCCGCACCATCCGCGACCTCCTGCTCAACGCCGAGGCACCCGGCCCCGAGCAGGCCCTGATCATCGTCTCCGGGGTCCTGGAGGCGCTCGCCTACTCGCACCAGCACGGCATCGTGCACCGCGACATCAAGCCCGCCAACGTCATCATCACGCACAACGGCGCCGTGAAGGTGATGGACTTCGGTATCGCCCGCGCCCTGCACGGCGCGCAGTCGACGATGACGCAGACCGGCATGGTCATGGGCACCCCGCAGTACCTCTCGCCCGAGCAGGCGCTCGGCAAGGCGGTCGACCACCGGTCCGACCTCTACGCGACGGGCTGCCTGCTCTACGAACTCCTCGCGCTGCGCCCGCCGTTCACCGGCGAGACCCCGCTGTCGGTGGTCTACCAGCACGTCCAGGACATCCCGACCCCGCCGTCCGAGGTCTCCGACGCCGTGCCGCCGGAGCTCGACGGCCTGGTCATGCGCTCGCTCGCCAAGGAGCCGGACGACCGGTTCCAGACGGCCGAGGAGATGCGCGGCCTCGTCCAGTACGGCCTGCAGATGCTGTACGACCAGGGCGGCCACACCGGCACCTGGAACACCGGCCCGGTGGCCGTGCACGAGGGCCGGCACACCCCCGCGTCCGGCTTCGCGCACACGACGGTCATGGGCCACCCCGGCGACTCGGGCGCCGGCACGAGCCAGATCCCGCAGCCGATCCTGCCCTCCGGATACGGCGGCGGGGACGACGGCGGCTTCGAGGGCCACGGCAACAAGGGCAGCGGCCGCGGCAAGCTGTGGATCCTGGCCGTTTTCGCGGTGATCGCGATCGCGGCCGGTGTCGCGCTGGCACTGCAGAACGGCGGCGGCCGCGGCGGCGGTGATACGGACACCACGCCAACTCCGACCACGTCGCAGACCACCGACGAGGGCAACGCGACTGACGAGGCGACCGAGGATCCGACCGAGGAAGCCACGGACGACGGCACCGGCACGGGCACCGACCCGACCTACGAGCCGACGGAGGATCCCACGTACGAGCCGACGGAGGATCCCACATACGAGCCGACCGAGGACCCGACCACGGCTGATCCGACCGAGGACCCGACCGAGGATCCGACGGAGGGTCCGACGGAGGACCCGACGGAGGATCCGTCCACCCCGCCGACCCTGCCGACGGCAACGGCGGGCGACTCCGGAGGCGTCTGA